The segment GCGGTCCGGGCGGCGGCGGAGCGGGCGGTCGCTGCCGCTGACCAGGCGCGGGAGCGGGCCGAGGACGCGGCGGGCCGGCGAGATCTGGCCGAGAAGCGGTACCTGGACGCGAAGTGGGAGGCACGGGCGTCGGCAGCGGATGAGTCGCAGCGGCTGGTCCAGCGGGCGGCGCTGGACGCCTACCGGCGTGGGGAGCTGACCGTGGCCCAGCTCAACGGCATCTGGCAGCACACCGGTTCCGGCGCCGAGCCGCCCGTCGATCCCGAGGTGCGGGCCGCTCTGCTGGAGTATCAGCAGGCGATGACCGAGTCGGCGCAGGTCAGCCGGGAAGCGCACGTCGCCGAGGTGGCCGCGGAGGTGCTGGCCGAAGAGGTTCACATCGCCGAGCAGGACGTGCTGGCCGCGCAGGAGGAGGCCCGGCCGGGCCTGGACGCCCTGCTCAGCCGCCCGGAACCCGGCAGGGCCTGAACCGAGAGCGGCGCTGGGCCCGCCGGAGACGTGCGCCGTTGAACGTCTCCGGCGGGCGCGGCGGCACCGGCCGGTGAGGGCGGCCGGGCCGTTCCCGGGGGCCTCAGCCCATGTGCGGGTAGGTGTGGTCGACCGGCGGCACGAAGGTTTCCTTGATGGTTCGCGGGGAGGTCCAGCGGACCAGGTTGTGCCACGAGCCGGCCTTGTCGTTGGTGCCGGAGGCGCGGCCGCCGCCGAAGGGCTGCTGGCCGACCACGGCGCCGGTCGGCTTGTCGTTGTAGTAGAGGTTTCCGGCGGTGAAGCGGAGCCGGTGGCCGAGGCTTTCCAGCACGCCGCGGTCCTGGGCGAAGATCGCGCCGGTGAGCGCGTACGGGCTGGCTGTGTCCACCAGGTCGAGGACCGATTCGAGGTCGTCGTAGACGTACACGGCGAGGATCGGGCCGAAGTATTCGGTGGTGAAGACCTCGTCGGTGGGGTCGGTGCATTCGATGACGGTTGGGCGTACGAAATAACCGATGCTGTCGTCGCACGTGCCGCCCGCAAGGATCGTGCATGCCGGTGCCGCATTCGCGCGCGACAGCGCCGCGGCGTGCCGGGCGTAGGCCCGGGCGTCGATCACCGCGCCACCGAAGTTGGCCAGGTCGGTGACGTCACCGTAGGTGAGCGATTCGGTCACCGCGACCAGGCGGTCGCGCACGCCCGATTCCCACAGCGAGCGAGGGATGTACGCCCGGGACGCCGCCGAACATTTCTGCCCCTGATATTCGAACGCCCCCCGGACCAGGGCGGTGACCAGCGGCTCGACCTCAGCCGACGGGTGCGCCAGCACGAAGTCCTTGCCACCGGTCTCGCCCACGAGCCGCGGATAGGTGCGGTACGAGGCGATGTTCTCGCCGACCGTCCTCCACAGGTGCTGGAACGTGCCGGTCGACCCGGTGAAGTGGATGCCGGCCAGATCGGGGTGGGTGAGCGCCACGTCCGAGACGGCCAGCCCGTCACCCGTCACCATGTTGATCACGCCGGCCGGCAGTCCGGCCGCTTCGAAGAGCGCCATCGTCTGGTGGGCCGCGAACTGCTGGGTGACCGACGGCTTCCAGAGCACCGTGTTGCCCATCAGGGCCGGCGCCGACGGCAGGTTGCCGGCGATGGCGGTGAAGTTGAACGGCGTGATCGCGTAGACGAAGCCTTCGAGCGGCCGGTGGTCGAGCCGGTTCCAGACGCCGGGTGAGGAGATCGGCTGTTCGGCGAGGATCTGCCGGGCGAAGTGCACGTTGAAGCGGAGGAAGTCGACGAGTTCGCAGGCCGCGTCGATCTCGGCCTGCTGCGCGGTCTTGGACTGTCCGAGCATGGTGGCCGCGTTCAGGGTGTCCCGCCACGGGCCGGCGGCCAGGTCGGCGGCTTTCAGGAAGACCGCGGCGCGCGCCTCGAACGGCAGGTCACGCCAGTCCTTGGAGAAGGAGGAGATGGCGGCCTGCGCGTCGGCGTGGGTCGCGTTGCCGGTGACGCCGAGAACGTTGGCATGGTGGTGCGGCTCGACCACGCGGGTCACGTCGCCGCCGCCCATCCGCCGTACGCCGCCGATGTTCATGGTCAGCTCGGTGGGGGCGCCCGCGAGTTCGGCCAGCTTCTTCTCCAGCGAGGCACGCTCCGGTGTGCCCGGCGCGTAGCCGCGGACCGGCTCGTTGACGGGGGCCGGCACCTGTGCGACGGCGTCCATATCGGTTGCTCCTTGGTTCGGTTCCGGGCAGCCCGATGGCCGGGCGCGCAGGGCACACCCGGTCGGGCCGGAAGGGGGAAGGTCAGTCGGCGAGCGTGCCGAGATACAGCTCGATCACTTTCGGGTCGTGCATGAGTTCTTCGCCGGTTCCGGTGTGTGCGTTGCGACCCTGGTCGAGGACGTACGCGCGGTCGCAGATCTGCAGGCACCGGCGCGCATTCTGCTCCACCATGATCACCGCGACGCCGGACTTCTTGATCCGGTGGGCGTGCAGGAACACCTCGTCCTGCCGCTGCGGGGACAGCCCGGCGGACGGCTCGTCGAGCAGCAGCACCGACGGGTCCGTCATCAGCGCCCGGCCCATGGCGAGCGTCTGCCGCTGCCCTCCGGAGAGCGAGCCGGCCTTCTGCTTGAGCCGGTCCTTGAGGTCGGGGAAGAGGAAGCAGACCGCTTCGAGCCGGACCGCGAACTCCTTGGGCCGCTGGAAGATCCCGATCTCCAGGTTCTCCTTGATGGTCAGGTCGGTGAAGACGTTGTTGGTCTGCGGTACGAACCCGACGCCGCGGGCGACCAGTTTGTCGGCGCGCAGCCCGGTGACGTCGTCGCCGTCCAGCAGGATCTGCCCGCCCCGGATCTGCACCATCCCGAAGATGGCTTTGAGCAGGGTGGACTTGCCCGCGCCGTTGGGCCCGATGATGCCGACCAGTTCGCCCTTGGCGGCGGTCAGGTCGCACCCGTTGAGGATGTTGACGCCGGGCAGGTAACCGCCGACCAGCTCCTTCACTTCGACGGTCACGAGTCCAGCTCCTTGATGAGTTCGCGCAGGTCGGTGTCGTGGTGGGCGCCGAGGTAGGCGTCGACGACGGCCGTCGAGCCGAGGACCTCAGCCGGCTCGCCCTCAGCGATGATCTTTCCTTCGGCCATCACCACGACCCAGTCGGCCACGAACCGGACCATGTGCATGTCGTGCTCGACGAAGAGCACGGTCATGCCCTGTTCCTTGAGGTCCTTGATGTGGTGCAACAGCGACTGGGTGAGCGCGGGGTTCACCCCGGCCATCGGCTCGTCGAGCATCACCAGCGTCGGCTCGTACATGATCGCCCGGGCCATCTCCAGCAGCTTGCGCTGGCCGCCGGAGAGGCTGGCCGCGTAGTCCTGGGCCTTCGCGTCGAGCTTGAAGCGGGCCAGGATCTCCATGGCCTTCTCGACGTGGGCGCGCTCAGCAGAGCGCCAGGTGAAGGGAAGGAGGGCCGCACGCAGCTTCTCCCCGGGCTGGTGCTTCGAGCCGAGCAGCATGTTCTCCAGCACGGTGAGCCGGCCGAGAACCTTGGTCAGCTGGAACGTGCGAACCATGCCGAGCCGGGCGACCCGCCACGGCGCCAGCCCACTGACCTTGACGCCGTCGAACGTCCAGCTGCCGGTCTGCGGCTTGTCGAAACCGGTGAGCAGGTTGAAGAACGTCGTCTTGCCGGCGCCGTTGGGCCCGATCAGCGCGGTGATCTTGCCGCGCGGGATCTCCAGATGCTCGACGTCGACCGCGGTCACGCCCGCGAAGTGCCGGTGCACCTTGTCCGCCACCAGGATGGGGTTCTCACTTGGCATCGAAGCTCAGCTCCGTCCGGTTTCCGAGGATGCCCTGCGGGCGGAACACGACCAGCAGCACCAGGGCCACGCCGACCAGCACGAAACGCAGCTGGCTGCCCTGCGTGACGTTGTCGAAGATCCCGGCGTCCACGCCGATGGTGACCAGCTCATCGGTGAACCGCATGACCACCCAGAAGATCATCGAGCCGAGCACCGGGCCGAAGACCGTGGCGGCGCCGCCGAGGATCAGCATCGTGTACATGTTGAACGTCATCCGGGTGCTGAAGTCGAACGGCTGCACCGACGTCGGCTGCACGTAGAGGATGCCGGCCAGCGCGCCGATCACCCCGCCGATGACCAGGGCCTGCAGCTTGTACTGGTTGACGTTCTTGCCGAGGCTGAGCATGGCGTGCTCGTCCTCGCGGATGCCCTTGAGCACCCGGCCCCACGGGCTGTGCACCAGCAGATAGATGGCGCCGGCGACGAGCAGGACCACCAGCCAGTCGATCGTGGCGATCCACAGGTCGTTACTGGTGAAGGTCCAGGGACCGATTTTGACAACCCCGCTGGGGTACGGGTTGGAGCTCTTCAGCCAGTCCGAGTACTCGTTGTAGAGGCCGTTGGCCCCGCCGGTCCACTTGGCGAAGGCGCTGGAGTTCAGCGCGAACCGGATGATCTCGGCCGCCGCGATGGTGACGATCGCCAGGTAGTCGGCCCGCAGCCGCAGGGTCGGGATGCCGAGCAGT is part of the Actinoplanes sp. NBC_00393 genome and harbors:
- a CDS encoding ABC transporter ATP-binding protein, with protein sequence MPSENPILVADKVHRHFAGVTAVDVEHLEIPRGKITALIGPNGAGKTTFFNLLTGFDKPQTGSWTFDGVKVSGLAPWRVARLGMVRTFQLTKVLGRLTVLENMLLGSKHQPGEKLRAALLPFTWRSAERAHVEKAMEILARFKLDAKAQDYAASLSGGQRKLLEMARAIMYEPTLVMLDEPMAGVNPALTQSLLHHIKDLKEQGMTVLFVEHDMHMVRFVADWVVVMAEGKIIAEGEPAEVLGSTAVVDAYLGAHHDTDLRELIKELDS
- a CDS encoding branched-chain amino acid ABC transporter permease, which codes for MDILWNSLREIITPTTAAYALAAIGLNVHFGFTGLLNFGQAGFVAIGAYGFAISVMTFGFSAPLAIAVTLLLAALYALLLGIPTLRLRADYLAIVTIAAAEIIRFALNSSAFAKWTGGANGLYNEYSDWLKSSNPYPSGVVKIGPWTFTSNDLWIATIDWLVVLLVAGAIYLLVHSPWGRVLKGIREDEHAMLSLGKNVNQYKLQALVIGGVIGALAGILYVQPTSVQPFDFSTRMTFNMYTMLILGGAATVFGPVLGSMIFWVVMRFTDELVTIGVDAGIFDNVTQGSQLRFVLVGVALVLLVVFRPQGILGNRTELSFDAK
- the pruA gene encoding L-glutamate gamma-semialdehyde dehydrogenase, which produces MDAVAQVPAPVNEPVRGYAPGTPERASLEKKLAELAGAPTELTMNIGGVRRMGGGDVTRVVEPHHHANVLGVTGNATHADAQAAISSFSKDWRDLPFEARAAVFLKAADLAAGPWRDTLNAATMLGQSKTAQQAEIDAACELVDFLRFNVHFARQILAEQPISSPGVWNRLDHRPLEGFVYAITPFNFTAIAGNLPSAPALMGNTVLWKPSVTQQFAAHQTMALFEAAGLPAGVINMVTGDGLAVSDVALTHPDLAGIHFTGSTGTFQHLWRTVGENIASYRTYPRLVGETGGKDFVLAHPSAEVEPLVTALVRGAFEYQGQKCSAASRAYIPRSLWESGVRDRLVAVTESLTYGDVTDLANFGGAVIDARAYARHAAALSRANAAPACTILAGGTCDDSIGYFVRPTVIECTDPTDEVFTTEYFGPILAVYVYDDLESVLDLVDTASPYALTGAIFAQDRGVLESLGHRLRFTAGNLYYNDKPTGAVVGQQPFGGGRASGTNDKAGSWHNLVRWTSPRTIKETFVPPVDHTYPHMG
- a CDS encoding ABC transporter ATP-binding protein, whose translation is MTVEVKELVGGYLPGVNILNGCDLTAAKGELVGIIGPNGAGKSTLLKAIFGMVQIRGGQILLDGDDVTGLRADKLVARGVGFVPQTNNVFTDLTIKENLEIGIFQRPKEFAVRLEAVCFLFPDLKDRLKQKAGSLSGGQRQTLAMGRALMTDPSVLLLDEPSAGLSPQRQDEVFLHAHRIKKSGVAVIMVEQNARRCLQICDRAYVLDQGRNAHTGTGEELMHDPKVIELYLGTLAD